In the genome of Rhodoplanes sp. Z2-YC6860, one region contains:
- a CDS encoding Gfo/Idh/MocA family protein — MSSNRVKVGIVGLGRWAKVLTRAAKTSNALEIVQGFSRSEESRAEFEKEFGVKSAPTLEALLGNPELKGVILTVPNEQHLPLAREVAKAGKHVYTEKPIASTLEEGLAIEALEKTYGVSVTVGHSARLMAGIRAMGKAIEAGELGKVGFMEANFSNERALELTPKAWRWYKDRAPGGPLSQLAIHQFDVLHYLGGEIVEANSIASKLSPVGAEVDDQSMTVLKFADGKIGYVGSSWTSPGVFSVRVFGSKGLMHYEIDFGTWDTPDKLHQTSTLYIQRGKDGYGKREELPVPESDMFRAELEMFADSCRTGKANELSARNGNVALAVVYAGLRSIERSGQAVKLADIIAEAHERLAKGSRHVA; from the coding sequence ATGAGTTCCAATCGCGTCAAAGTCGGTATCGTCGGTCTCGGCCGCTGGGCCAAGGTGCTCACCCGCGCAGCAAAGACCTCCAACGCCTTGGAGATCGTGCAGGGCTTCAGCCGCTCCGAAGAAAGCCGCGCGGAGTTCGAAAAAGAGTTCGGCGTGAAAAGCGCGCCAACGCTCGAAGCGCTGCTGGGCAATCCCGAGCTCAAGGGCGTGATCCTTACGGTGCCGAACGAGCAGCATCTGCCGCTCGCGCGCGAGGTCGCCAAGGCCGGCAAGCACGTCTACACCGAGAAGCCGATTGCCAGCACCCTGGAAGAAGGCCTCGCCATCGAGGCGCTGGAAAAGACCTACGGCGTCAGCGTCACGGTCGGCCACAGTGCGCGGCTGATGGCGGGCATCCGCGCCATGGGCAAGGCGATCGAAGCCGGCGAACTCGGCAAAGTCGGCTTCATGGAGGCGAACTTCTCCAACGAGCGCGCGCTGGAGCTCACGCCGAAAGCGTGGCGCTGGTACAAGGACCGCGCTCCGGGCGGGCCGCTATCGCAGCTCGCGATCCATCAGTTCGACGTGCTGCATTATCTCGGCGGCGAGATCGTCGAGGCCAATTCGATCGCATCGAAGCTCTCGCCGGTCGGCGCCGAGGTCGACGACCAGTCGATGACGGTGCTGAAGTTCGCCGACGGCAAGATCGGCTATGTCGGCAGCTCCTGGACCTCGCCCGGCGTGTTCAGCGTCCGGGTGTTCGGCTCGAAGGGCCTGATGCACTACGAGATCGACTTCGGCACCTGGGACACGCCCGACAAGCTGCACCAGACCTCGACGCTCTACATCCAGCGCGGCAAGGACGGCTACGGCAAGCGCGAGGAATTGCCGGTGCCGGAGAGCGACATGTTCCGCGCCGAGCTCGAGATGTTCGCGGACAGCTGCCGCACCGGAAAGGCCAACGAACTGAGTGCGCGCAACGGCAACGTGGCGCTGGCGGTGGTCTATGCCGGCCTGCGCTCGATCGAACGGAGCGGCCAGGCCGTGAAGCTTGCCGACATCATCGCCGAGGCGCACGAGCGCCTCGCCAAGGGAAGCCGTCATGTTGCCTAG
- a CDS encoding NAD(P)-dependent oxidoreductase, with protein MPHRVLCLRPEADFTRVDAAAPKALDVSYRGPADADVPALMKASDALVIPAVGPKLASELFEGTKLKLVQVTGAGVDRLDQAALTKLGIPVANVPGGSNSAVAEYAVTAASMLLRRFGWADAEIKAGNYAKFRGRMIADNLAGIEGLTVGLVGFGTIGRAVAQAFHRMGAKLCFFDPVGDAALAKTLDAKSVSLDELLSTSDVVSLHVPLLPATQNLIGTKELARMKPGAVLIQGSRGGIVDETALAASLTAGHLGGAAVDVYSTEPPASDNPLLKLSGEAASRILLTPHIAGVTRQASAFLFRSAWQNVERVLGTGQPPLNRVY; from the coding sequence ATGCCTCATCGCGTTCTCTGCCTCCGTCCCGAAGCCGATTTCACCCGCGTCGATGCGGCCGCGCCAAAAGCGCTCGACGTTTCCTATCGCGGACCGGCTGACGCTGATGTGCCCGCGCTGATGAAAGCCTCCGACGCGCTGGTGATCCCCGCCGTCGGGCCGAAGCTCGCATCCGAGCTGTTCGAAGGCACCAAGCTCAAGCTCGTGCAGGTCACCGGCGCCGGCGTAGACCGCCTCGATCAGGCGGCGCTGACGAAGCTCGGCATTCCGGTCGCGAACGTGCCCGGCGGCAGCAACAGCGCGGTCGCCGAGTATGCGGTCACGGCGGCGTCGATGCTGCTGCGGCGGTTCGGCTGGGCCGATGCGGAAATCAAGGCCGGCAACTACGCCAAGTTCCGCGGCCGCATGATCGCCGATAATCTCGCCGGCATCGAAGGCCTGACGGTCGGTCTCGTCGGCTTCGGCACCATCGGCCGCGCGGTGGCGCAAGCGTTCCACCGCATGGGCGCGAAGCTGTGCTTCTTCGATCCGGTGGGCGATGCGGCGCTGGCCAAGACTCTCGATGCCAAGAGCGTTTCGCTCGACGAGCTGCTGTCGACGTCGGATGTGGTCTCGCTGCACGTGCCGCTGTTGCCCGCGACGCAGAACCTTATCGGCACGAAGGAGCTCGCGCGCATGAAGCCCGGCGCGGTCCTCATTCAAGGTTCGCGCGGCGGCATCGTCGACGAGACTGCCCTGGCGGCGAGCCTGACGGCAGGCCATCTCGGCGGCGCCGCGGTCGACGTCTATTCCACCGAGCCGCCCGCCTCCGACAATCCGCTGCTCAAGCTTTCCGGCGAAGCCGCGTCGCGGATTCTGCTCACGCCGCATATCGCGGGCGTCACCCGGCAGGCATCGGCGTTTCTGTTCCGCTCGGCATGGCAGAACGTCGAGCGCGTGCTCGGGACGGGTCAACCGCCGCTCAACCGCGTCTACTGA
- a CDS encoding alpha/beta fold hydrolase: MPAFAAAPDHIMVSHGDARLEVLAQGKGPTIVMLPSLGRGATDFDAIADKLAEAGFRVLRPEPRGIGKSTGPWQGVKLEDLAADIAAVIEQDKNGPAFVVGHAFGNRVARMLATARPELVAGVSLIAANVGRNPSPPNVRAAIRLSADLKASDDERVKAMQFVFFAPGSDARVWLKGWHPDVLAAQRIAGDLTAREIDYAAGKAPVLYIQPSHDPLARVDEAEEYKKALGDRVTVVVIPNSAHAVIIEQPQAVSDALIAYARKLWPASAPK, translated from the coding sequence ATGCCCGCTTTCGCAGCCGCTCCGGACCACATCATGGTGTCGCACGGCGACGCCAGGCTCGAAGTGCTGGCGCAGGGCAAAGGCCCGACCATCGTGATGCTGCCGTCGCTCGGCCGCGGCGCGACCGACTTCGACGCCATCGCCGACAAGCTCGCCGAGGCGGGCTTCCGCGTGCTGCGGCCCGAACCGCGCGGCATCGGCAAGAGCACCGGGCCATGGCAGGGCGTGAAGCTCGAAGACCTCGCGGCCGATATCGCGGCGGTCATCGAGCAGGATAAGAACGGACCGGCGTTCGTGGTCGGCCATGCGTTTGGCAATCGCGTGGCGCGGATGCTCGCGACCGCGCGGCCGGAGCTGGTGGCCGGCGTCAGCCTGATTGCCGCCAATGTCGGACGCAATCCGAGCCCGCCGAACGTGCGCGCGGCCATTCGTCTCAGCGCCGATCTCAAGGCGTCCGACGACGAGCGGGTCAAGGCGATGCAATTCGTGTTCTTCGCGCCGGGCAGCGACGCGCGGGTGTGGCTGAAGGGCTGGCACCCGGACGTTCTCGCAGCGCAGCGAATTGCCGGCGACCTGACGGCGCGCGAAATCGATTATGCGGCAGGCAAGGCGCCTGTGCTTTACATCCAGCCGAGCCACGATCCGCTGGCGCGTGTCGACGAGGCGGAGGAATACAAGAAAGCACTCGGCGACCGCGTCACCGTGGTGGTGATCCCGAACTCGGCTCATGCGGTGATCATCGAGCAGCCTCAAGCCGTCTCCGATGCGCTGATCGCCTACGCCCGCAAGCTCTGGCCGGCCTCCGCACCGAAGTAG
- a CDS encoding creatininase family protein, which translates to MLPSRYFADLTQPEIAAQFKKNPFVILPCGSVEQHGPHLPTGTDTLAANVIAHAVAERMDGLVLPATPFGVTPMHMPFEGTITLTPDTYMRVQTETCASTAKHGAKQLMIINWHEGNIPSLAIAAESLHRDHGMSVLTVQACYVAEELYGHSCNGLTHGGEIEALAVLAHQPNLVHLDRIDYSSDHTLGHKMDKLRRTRTYQPVLTDIRSIAATGWFGSPQHATAEKGAKMLTDIADAIAKEAREIYRQLDAVQGGTREIKQLRQVG; encoded by the coding sequence ATGTTGCCTAGCCGCTATTTCGCCGATCTGACGCAGCCGGAGATCGCGGCGCAGTTCAAGAAGAACCCCTTCGTGATCCTGCCGTGCGGCAGCGTCGAGCAGCACGGCCCGCATCTGCCGACCGGCACCGACACGCTGGCCGCCAACGTGATCGCGCATGCGGTCGCGGAGCGGATGGATGGGCTGGTGCTGCCGGCGACGCCGTTCGGCGTGACGCCGATGCACATGCCGTTCGAGGGCACCATCACGCTGACGCCCGACACCTACATGCGGGTGCAGACCGAGACCTGCGCTTCGACGGCGAAGCACGGCGCCAAGCAGCTCATGATCATCAACTGGCACGAGGGCAACATCCCCTCGCTCGCCATCGCGGCCGAGTCGCTGCATCGCGACCACGGCATGAGCGTGCTGACGGTGCAGGCCTGCTACGTCGCGGAAGAGCTCTATGGCCATTCCTGCAACGGGCTGACGCACGGCGGCGAGATCGAGGCGCTGGCCGTGCTGGCGCACCAGCCCAATCTCGTGCATCTCGACCGCATCGACTATTCGTCCGATCACACGCTGGGCCACAAGATGGACAAGCTCCGGCGCACGCGGACCTATCAGCCGGTGCTGACCGACATCCGCTCGATCGCAGCGACCGGCTGGTTCGGCAGCCCGCAGCACGCCACCGCCGAGAAGGGCGCCAAGATGCTGACCGACATCGCCGACGCCATCGCGAAAGAAGCGCGCGAGATCTATCGCCAGCTCGACGCCGTGCAAGGCGGCACGCGCGAGATCAAGCAGCTTCGACAGGTCGGATAG
- a CDS encoding Bug family tripartite tricarboxylate transporter substrate binding protein, translating into MIRKLAMTGLISALGLAMGTFAAKAEYPDKPVKIIVPVAAGGGVDVMARLLAQKLGERLNQQFVVENRAGAAGVIGSKAVIASPPDGLTLLYTPSSLSLSVVVNKTPPYDLAKDFTPIINVAISPYALVVNPSVPAHSLKEFIAYAKANSGKLAFSSAGVGSASHLAGELLKVKAGFDMVHVPNKGMNPAIIDLMGGQVQVLFASVPGMMSEKSDRLRPIAMAELKRSALLPDMPTMDESGLPGFAVGNWAGLLGPAGLDPAIVKKLNSEVLAILDTPDMKERIKTLGFDLIASTPEQFAKQLQEDVERWGPVAKAAASEDKK; encoded by the coding sequence ATGATCAGAAAATTGGCCATGACAGGCCTGATCTCGGCTCTCGGCCTCGCCATGGGCACGTTTGCGGCGAAGGCGGAATATCCCGACAAACCGGTGAAGATCATCGTACCGGTCGCCGCTGGCGGTGGCGTCGACGTGATGGCGCGCCTGCTGGCGCAGAAACTCGGCGAGCGGCTCAATCAGCAGTTCGTGGTCGAGAACAGGGCCGGTGCCGCCGGCGTGATCGGCAGCAAGGCGGTGATCGCGTCGCCGCCTGATGGGCTGACGCTGCTCTACACGCCGTCGAGCCTTTCGCTGTCGGTGGTCGTCAACAAGACGCCACCTTACGACCTCGCAAAAGATTTCACGCCGATTATCAACGTGGCGATCAGTCCTTACGCGCTGGTCGTCAACCCTTCGGTGCCGGCGCATTCGTTGAAGGAGTTCATCGCCTACGCCAAGGCGAACTCCGGCAAGCTCGCCTTCAGCTCGGCTGGCGTTGGCAGTGCGTCGCATCTCGCCGGCGAGCTTTTGAAGGTCAAAGCCGGTTTCGACATGGTGCATGTGCCGAACAAGGGAATGAATCCGGCGATCATCGACCTGATGGGTGGTCAGGTGCAGGTGCTGTTTGCAAGCGTACCCGGCATGATGTCGGAGAAATCCGATCGGCTGCGCCCGATCGCGATGGCCGAGTTGAAGCGTTCGGCGCTGTTGCCTGACATGCCGACCATGGACGAGTCCGGCCTGCCGGGCTTTGCGGTCGGCAACTGGGCGGGACTGTTGGGTCCCGCGGGACTCGATCCCGCGATCGTCAAGAAGCTCAACAGCGAAGTGCTCGCGATCCTCGACACGCCGGACATGAAGGAGCGCATCAAGACGCTGGGCTTCGACCTGATCGCCAGCACGCCCGAGCAGTTCGCCAAGCAATTGCAGGAGGATGTCGAGCGCTGGGGGCCGGTCGCCAAGGCCGCCGCCAGCGAAGACAAGAAGTAG
- a CDS encoding cupin domain-containing protein: MARLLKQSEAKKLGLPGRTSLEPVSGAIGSKVTFRIAELAVPKPGDPPRGPHLHDGFEECIYVLKGTGTTVAESGEIPIKPGDIVLIPPNEKHMTRNTGTEPLVLLCFFAEPEVTKGTTEFKSF, encoded by the coding sequence ATGGCGCGACTGCTCAAACAATCCGAAGCCAAAAAGCTTGGCCTGCCCGGCCGGACCTCGCTCGAACCGGTGTCAGGCGCGATCGGCTCGAAGGTCACGTTCCGCATCGCCGAGCTCGCGGTGCCCAAGCCCGGCGATCCGCCGCGCGGCCCTCATCTGCATGACGGGTTTGAAGAGTGCATCTATGTGCTGAAGGGCACCGGCACGACGGTTGCGGAAAGCGGCGAGATCCCGATCAAGCCCGGCGACATCGTGCTGATCCCGCCAAACGAAAAGCACATGACGCGCAACACCGGCACCGAGCCGCTGGTGCTGCTGTGCTTCTTCGCCGAGCCCGAGGTGACCAAAGGCACGACGGAGTTCAAGAGTTTCTGA
- a CDS encoding FAD-dependent monooxygenase, translating into MGDIRRVLVVGGGVGGLTAAATFARRGMETVLIERRPAFDIPGIGLGQPANALRVYDTLGVLDQILDTGFSYNEMWLFDRDRRLIVEHKFQMGDDRVPAFCALSRLQLHEILLGAAQRAGAEIRLGTTVSEIHEEKDRVHVVFSTGKRETFDLVAGFDGIRSQFRQHLYGTAFVPRPSGYGAWRVQVPRPDCVRGMEFLQGIGGKTGAMPLSNDVMYLFHIRPEAVGANFAGQDYLQLFRDRLAQYGSYVREILASLTADSDIVYSPIEPMMLPWPWSRGRVVIGGDAAHTVSPHLTQGAAMAAEDAYVLVREVLNDDVPVEDRLVRYAMKRYPRCAFVYTFSGQWLLDEQSVRSEEDLEAARIELTANASARIGASDRLLDGPI; encoded by the coding sequence GTGGGCGACATTCGACGTGTTCTGGTGGTTGGAGGCGGAGTCGGCGGGCTGACAGCCGCTGCGACATTCGCACGGCGGGGCATGGAAACGGTCCTGATCGAGCGGCGGCCGGCCTTTGACATTCCCGGCATTGGACTCGGCCAGCCGGCCAATGCGCTCCGCGTCTACGACACGCTCGGCGTGCTCGATCAAATCCTCGACACGGGCTTCAGCTACAACGAGATGTGGTTGTTCGACCGCGACCGGCGGCTGATCGTCGAGCACAAGTTCCAGATGGGCGACGACCGGGTCCCGGCGTTCTGTGCGCTGTCACGATTGCAGCTCCACGAAATCCTGCTGGGAGCAGCCCAACGCGCCGGAGCCGAAATTCGTCTCGGCACGACCGTCAGCGAAATCCATGAGGAGAAGGACCGCGTCCACGTCGTTTTCTCGACGGGCAAGCGCGAAACGTTCGATCTTGTGGCGGGCTTCGATGGCATCCGCTCCCAGTTCCGCCAGCATCTCTACGGTACCGCTTTCGTCCCGCGCCCTTCGGGCTATGGCGCCTGGCGGGTGCAGGTGCCGCGGCCGGACTGCGTGCGCGGCATGGAGTTTCTGCAAGGCATCGGCGGCAAGACCGGCGCGATGCCGCTGAGCAACGACGTGATGTATCTGTTCCACATCCGTCCCGAGGCCGTGGGCGCCAATTTCGCCGGACAGGATTATCTGCAGCTCTTCAGGGACCGTCTGGCGCAATACGGCAGCTACGTGCGCGAGATCCTCGCCTCGCTCACAGCCGACTCCGATATCGTCTACAGCCCGATCGAGCCGATGATGCTGCCCTGGCCGTGGAGCCGCGGACGCGTTGTGATCGGCGGCGACGCTGCACACACTGTTTCGCCACATCTGACGCAGGGCGCCGCCATGGCGGCGGAAGACGCATACGTGCTGGTGCGGGAGGTGCTCAACGACGACGTCCCGGTCGAAGACAGGCTGGTCCGCTACGCGATGAAGCGCTATCCGCGATGCGCCTTCGTCTATACGTTCTCCGGACAATGGCTTCTCGATGAGCAATCCGTCCGCTCGGAAGAGGATCTCGAAGCCGCCCGGATTGAATTGACGGCCAACGCGTCTGCTCGCATCGGCGCCAGCGATCGTCTGCTCGACGGCCCAATCTAG
- a CDS encoding DUF4166 domain-containing protein, whose protein sequence is MALANMNVPDSARTIPVRAPRETQETTQDTLLDLRFRALMSDAEWSSLPQAVRRRFTKRLSGGRTAVYAGEILETRMNFAGRCLAQLARLIGAPLPTSTDAHVPIVVTVTEDMATGGQIWTRLCTRRDGFPQIINSSKRFSGPTGIEEYLGRGLSMALTIHASNGALVFRSDTYVVRVLGFRLRLPAWLSPGVMTVSHAEIGETRFLFSLKVEHPWFGVLIDQTAAFQETVT, encoded by the coding sequence GTGGCATTGGCGAACATGAATGTCCCGGACAGCGCCCGCACCATTCCGGTCCGGGCCCCGCGGGAAACGCAAGAAACAACACAAGACACGCTCCTCGACCTCCGCTTCCGCGCCCTGATGTCCGACGCCGAATGGTCGTCGCTGCCACAGGCCGTGCGTCGCCGTTTCACCAAGCGGCTCTCCGGCGGACGCACCGCGGTCTATGCGGGCGAGATTCTCGAGACCCGGATGAATTTCGCCGGCCGCTGCCTCGCCCAGCTCGCGCGCCTGATCGGCGCACCGTTGCCGACCTCGACCGACGCCCATGTGCCGATCGTCGTGACGGTCACCGAGGACATGGCGACGGGCGGCCAGATCTGGACGCGGCTCTGCACCCGCCGCGACGGCTTCCCGCAGATCATCAACTCGTCGAAGCGCTTCAGCGGTCCCACGGGGATCGAGGAATATCTCGGCCGCGGGCTCAGCATGGCGCTGACCATCCACGCCTCGAACGGCGCGCTGGTGTTCCGCAGCGACACCTACGTCGTGCGCGTGTTGGGGTTTCGCCTGCGGCTGCCTGCATGGCTCTCGCCCGGCGTCATGACGGTGAGCCATGCGGAGATCGGTGAGACGCGTTTTCTCTTTTCGCTGAAGGTCGAGCATCCGTGGTTCGGCGTGCTGATCGACCAGACGGCGGCGTTCCAGGAGACGGTGACATGA
- a CDS encoding DMT family transporter has product MNAPSITAAPATRLADLLPGFVTATMFATSNVLSKIVLISGADVLTLSFFRGAVGIVLLAAWFGLGTRPKPHTPRARWISIGLGVIFAGVVFGLFAAFARVAVPIGILSYFIYPLMTGLLGILFGLERISWRGALAALVAFAGLTLMIRANPHDIAWAGVAFAFGSAMCRTAILLITRATLQDSDPQTTTWYTIVASTAVLGLAALVTWNWQGPQTAAGWAAMMVVSVGTTVGIMCMFISVKRIGPFRTALVMFLEPLFTTILSAPVLGEVITPMQALGGAVMLAALVSFQLRR; this is encoded by the coding sequence TTGAACGCACCGTCCATCACCGCTGCTCCAGCGACCCGGCTCGCCGATCTTCTGCCCGGTTTCGTCACCGCAACGATGTTTGCCACCAGCAACGTGCTGAGCAAAATCGTGCTGATCTCGGGCGCCGATGTCCTGACACTGTCTTTCTTCCGTGGTGCGGTTGGTATCGTCCTGCTTGCGGCCTGGTTCGGTCTGGGCACGCGGCCGAAGCCGCACACGCCGCGAGCGCGCTGGATCAGCATCGGTCTCGGTGTGATTTTCGCCGGCGTGGTGTTCGGGCTGTTCGCCGCATTCGCCCGCGTCGCCGTGCCGATCGGCATTCTCAGCTATTTCATCTATCCGCTGATGACGGGGCTGCTCGGCATCCTGTTCGGGCTCGAACGCATCAGCTGGCGCGGCGCGCTCGCAGCCCTCGTGGCCTTTGCCGGACTGACGCTGATGATCCGCGCCAACCCGCATGACATCGCCTGGGCCGGTGTCGCCTTTGCGTTTGGCTCGGCGATGTGCCGCACCGCGATCCTGTTGATCACACGCGCAACGCTGCAGGACTCCGATCCGCAGACCACCACCTGGTACACCATCGTCGCCTCGACCGCCGTGCTCGGTCTCGCCGCGCTCGTGACCTGGAACTGGCAGGGCCCTCAGACTGCCGCGGGCTGGGCCGCGATGATGGTCGTCAGCGTCGGCACCACGGTCGGCATCATGTGCATGTTCATCTCGGTCAAACGCATCGGGCCGTTTCGCACCGCGCTGGTGATGTTCCTGGAGCCGCTCTTCACCACCATCCTGAGCGCGCCGGTGCTGGGCGAGGTGATCACACCCATGCAGGCGCTGGGCGGCGCCGTGATGCTCGCCGCGTTGGTGTCATTTCAATTGCGACGTTGA
- a CDS encoding GbsR/MarR family transcriptional regulator → MTEITKTNETLRPRELPPALEHFVLQWGDLGGKWGVNRSVAQIHALLYLSERPLTAEDIADQLGLARSNVSNSIKELQSWDLIRRVPIKGDRRDHFEAETDVWEIFARIAMGRKEREIDPAIAALRTCAAEADGDSKINPVAIARLKALLEFVDTMDRWAGQMKNVPRTQIAGLVRLGTKIVSFLTFGKRK, encoded by the coding sequence ATGACAGAAATTACAAAAACTAACGAAACCCTTCGCCCCCGCGAGCTGCCGCCGGCCCTGGAGCATTTCGTCCTGCAGTGGGGCGATCTTGGCGGCAAATGGGGGGTCAACCGCTCGGTCGCCCAGATCCACGCCCTGCTCTACCTGTCCGAGCGGCCACTGACCGCCGAGGACATCGCCGACCAGCTCGGGCTGGCCCGCTCCAACGTCTCGAATTCGATCAAGGAGCTGCAGAGCTGGGACTTGATCCGGCGCGTGCCGATCAAGGGCGACCGGCGCGATCATTTCGAGGCCGAGACCGACGTCTGGGAAATCTTCGCCCGCATCGCCATGGGCCGGAAGGAGCGCGAGATCGACCCGGCGATCGCCGCGCTTCGCACCTGCGCGGCCGAAGCCGACGGCGACAGCAAGATCAATCCGGTCGCCATCGCGCGGCTCAAGGCGCTCCTGGAATTCGTCGACACCATGGACCGCTGGGCCGGCCAGATGAAGAACGTGCCACGCACGCAGATCGCGGGGCTGGTGCGGCTCGGAACCAAGATCGTGAGCTTCCTGACCTTCGGCAAAAGGAAATGA
- a CDS encoding Crp/Fnr family transcriptional regulator — translation MDTALDILLHKLNEHSRIGPEDDAALRSISVRARHLKPDEDLFAEGSESETLALVIDGLIARYSTRSDGKRQYLSFHMAGDLPDAQALFLSRRDFALCSIGGARVGLIAREEFLELVRSRPPIALAVWQETLVDAAIVRATIANLGTRPGRTRMAHLFCELYYRARSAGIAKQGSCLLPFHQGQLGDALAMSLVTVNRTLQALRRTGAVQFRNGEMTVYDWPQLAGIGNFDPGYLHIRRPVRL, via the coding sequence ATGGACACGGCTCTCGACATTCTCCTGCACAAGCTGAATGAGCATTCGCGGATCGGCCCTGAGGACGATGCCGCGTTACGCTCGATTTCGGTGCGCGCGCGCCATCTGAAACCCGACGAGGATCTGTTCGCCGAAGGCAGCGAGAGCGAGACGTTGGCGTTGGTGATCGATGGTCTCATCGCGCGCTACAGCACGCGCAGCGATGGCAAGCGGCAATATCTGTCGTTTCACATGGCGGGCGATCTGCCGGACGCGCAGGCGCTGTTTCTCTCGCGCCGCGACTTCGCGCTGTGCTCGATTGGCGGTGCGCGCGTCGGCCTGATTGCCCGCGAGGAATTTCTGGAGCTGGTCAGATCGCGGCCGCCGATCGCGCTCGCGGTCTGGCAGGAGACACTGGTTGACGCCGCGATCGTCCGTGCCACGATCGCCAATCTCGGCACGCGCCCGGGCCGCACCCGCATGGCGCACTTGTTTTGCGAATTGTATTACCGCGCCCGCAGCGCAGGGATCGCGAAACAGGGCTCGTGTCTGCTGCCATTCCATCAGGGGCAGCTCGGAGATGCGCTGGCGATGTCGCTCGTCACCGTCAACCGCACGCTGCAGGCGCTGCGGCGCACAGGTGCGGTGCAATTCCGCAACGGCGAGATGACGGTTTACGACTGGCCGCAGTTGGCCGGGATCGGAAACTTCGATCCGGGCTATCTGCATATCCGGCGGCCGGTGCGGCTTTAG
- a CDS encoding TIGR01777 family oxidoreductase: MSELLWTLILLQMVMGLFDTVYHHELTERLPWRASQQHELALHAVRNLLYAAVFVLIGWFETHGVWALVLLAILATEVIITLIDFVEEDLSRKLPASERINHTLLALNYGAILALLVPILLAWSQDATALKPAFHGFWSILTPMAAAGVIVSGLRDTFAARRAGQLTAGRAAELVAALPERQHVLVTGATGFIGSRLVAALSEAGHEVTVLARDPAKAAALTPPFRLITALDQIAGDARIDTIVNLAGEPIANGLWTIAKRRRILRSRLKMTRDVVRLIARLETKPALLLNGSAIGWYGLWQDEPLTEFDGGKACFSHRLCEAWERMAMRAQRHGVRVVRLRIGLVLGTEGGFLSRMLTPFELGLGGPMGHGRQWMSWIERDDLIRLIAHVMVTPKLCGAVNATAPEPVRNADFARELGRAFRRPAVIPIPGFALRLLGDLADELFLGGQQVLPDKALASGFTFRHETLRSALAAILPRAAMQSAWKPSDRFRVATPGTKV; this comes from the coding sequence ATATCCGAGCTGCTCTGGACTTTGATCCTGCTCCAGATGGTGATGGGCCTGTTCGACACGGTCTATCACCACGAGCTGACCGAGCGGCTGCCCTGGCGGGCGTCGCAGCAGCATGAGCTCGCACTGCATGCGGTCCGCAATCTGCTGTACGCCGCCGTGTTCGTCCTGATCGGCTGGTTCGAGACCCACGGCGTGTGGGCGCTGGTGCTGCTCGCGATCCTTGCCACCGAAGTGATCATCACCTTGATCGACTTCGTCGAGGAGGATCTGAGCCGCAAGCTGCCGGCGAGCGAGCGCATCAATCACACACTGCTGGCGCTGAACTACGGCGCGATCCTTGCGCTGCTCGTACCGATCCTGCTCGCATGGTCGCAAGACGCCACGGCCCTGAAGCCCGCCTTCCACGGCTTCTGGAGCATCCTCACCCCCATGGCTGCGGCCGGAGTCATCGTGTCGGGCCTCCGCGACACTTTCGCCGCCCGCCGCGCCGGACAACTGACAGCCGGTCGCGCCGCCGAGCTTGTTGCCGCCCTCCCCGAACGGCAGCATGTCCTCGTCACCGGCGCGACCGGCTTCATCGGCAGCCGCCTGGTCGCGGCGCTGAGTGAAGCCGGCCATGAGGTCACCGTGCTGGCGCGCGATCCCGCCAAGGCCGCGGCGCTCACGCCGCCGTTCCGGCTCATCACCGCGCTCGACCAGATTGCGGGCGATGCGCGGATCGACACCATCGTCAATCTCGCGGGCGAGCCGATCGCCAACGGGCTTTGGACGATCGCCAAGCGCCGGCGCATCCTGCGCTCTCGCCTGAAGATGACCCGCGACGTTGTGCGGCTGATCGCCCGGCTCGAGACGAAGCCCGCGCTGCTGCTCAACGGATCGGCCATAGGCTGGTACGGCCTCTGGCAGGACGAGCCGCTCACCGAGTTCGACGGCGGCAAGGCTTGCTTCAGCCACCGCCTGTGCGAAGCCTGGGAGCGCATGGCGATGCGCGCGCAACGCCATGGCGTCCGCGTGGTCCGGTTGCGGATCGGACTCGTGCTCGGCACCGAAGGCGGCTTCCTGAGCCGCATGCTGACGCCGTTCGAGCTCGGCCTGGGCGGACCGATGGGCCACGGGCGGCAATGGATGTCATGGATCGAGCGCGACGATCTCATCCGTCTCATCGCCCATGTCATGGTTACGCCGAAGCTCTGCGGCGCCGTCAACGCCACAGCGCCGGAGCCGGTGCGCAACGCGGACTTCGCCCGCGAGCTCGGCCGCGCGTTCCGGCGCCCGGCCGTCATTCCGATCCCGGGTTTCGCGCTGCGCCTTCTCGGCGACCTTGCCGACGAGCTGTTCCTCGGCGGCCAGCAGGTGCTGCCCGACAAGGCGCTGGCAAGCGGCTTCACCTTCCGCCACGAGACGCTGCGCAGTGCGCTTGCCGCAATACTGCCGCGCGCTGCTATGCAGTCCGCGTGGAAGCCGAGCGACAGGTTTCGGGTGGCCACGCCAGGAACGAAGGTTTAG